From the genome of Staphylococcus chromogenes, one region includes:
- a CDS encoding DUF4260 domain-containing protein, giving the protein MGNLIRLENAFVFITAVVVYFMFGFSLWLFLIFLLVPDISMLGYLYNNKIGSYIYNIGHSYIIPILITLFYLAVGVDLLLGISLIWLAHIAMDRTIGYGLKYTVGFDKTTIQKV; this is encoded by the coding sequence ATGGGTAATTTGATTAGGTTGGAAAATGCATTTGTTTTTATTACTGCTGTGGTTGTTTATTTTATGTTTGGTTTTTCATTATGGCTTTTTTTAATATTTTTGTTAGTTCCTGATATTTCTATGTTGGGATATTTATACAATAATAAAATTGGTAGTTATATTTATAATATTGGTCATTCTTATATAATTCCGATATTGATCACTTTGTTTTATTTAGCTGTGGGAGTGGATTTGTTATTAGGAATTTCATTGATTTGGTTGGCTCATATTGCTATGGATAGAACGATTGGGTATGGTTTAAAATACACTGTTGGTTTTGATAAAACAACAATACAAAAAGTTTAA
- a CDS encoding type I toxin-antitoxin system Fst family toxin has protein sequence MLDNFVHIMTTAASGCIVALFAHWLRNRNDKKK, from the coding sequence ATGCTTGATAACTTTGTTCACATCATGACCACAGCAGCGAGTGGTTGTATCGTCGCATTATTTGCGCATTGGCTACGCAATCGCAACGATAAGAAAAAATAG
- a CDS encoding NAD(P)H-binding protein, giving the protein MSRILLTGASGYIGGHLKDQLKTDHDIIAISRNINNKENEKNVTWKAADLFDLNEITEVMEGIDTAIYLVHSMMPNAKLTQANFEDMDALLADNFARAAKKQGVKHIIFMSGLIPNNNDLSAHLRSRLECEKILGSYGIPVSTLRAGLIIGAKGSSYPILKRLVERLPGMILPSWAYNMIAPVSINDVINKLALLVERAPQQNETFDVTGPEIMNYKELIQRTAAVLNKRLLIVDLPIIPIWSSRYWVQLISQVPKEMVYPLMNSLVHDMIPQPKHMHPDISFGETSYEESVQQALNEENKMNQKQSKSKKTTRKKNKEQIKDVRAISRFKVPESYSIDEVSKIYANFINNITLHLVNGNINGHEFDIKLPFTNQSILKMECDTQMSSKDIFVYKIVGGKLALSNNGGNARLEFRRILDTDEVIIALQEYEPTLPWIVYKLMQANIHKTIMELFVNHMNKLAEQEQQASTKSEQLFRIIVMSTGAIFGAYIGSKIYRKIKF; this is encoded by the coding sequence ATGAGTAGAATTTTGTTAACAGGTGCATCTGGATATATTGGAGGTCACTTAAAAGATCAATTAAAAACAGATCATGATATTATCGCAATTTCAAGAAATATTAATAACAAAGAAAACGAAAAGAACGTTACTTGGAAAGCTGCTGACTTATTTGATTTGAATGAAATAACAGAAGTGATGGAAGGAATAGACACTGCCATCTACCTTGTCCACTCCATGATGCCTAATGCAAAATTAACGCAAGCAAATTTCGAAGATATGGATGCTTTATTAGCAGACAATTTTGCAAGAGCTGCAAAGAAACAAGGAGTTAAACATATTATTTTTATGAGTGGTTTAATTCCAAATAACAATGATTTGTCTGCCCATTTACGTAGTCGTCTAGAGTGTGAGAAAATTTTAGGTTCTTATGGTATACCCGTGAGCACGTTGCGTGCAGGATTAATTATCGGAGCGAAAGGAAGTTCTTACCCAATTTTAAAACGATTAGTTGAACGATTGCCTGGAATGATTTTACCTAGCTGGGCATATAATATGATTGCTCCCGTTTCAATCAACGATGTAATTAATAAACTAGCGTTACTAGTTGAACGAGCACCACAACAAAATGAGACATTTGATGTTACTGGACCTGAAATTATGAATTACAAAGAATTAATACAGCGTACGGCAGCAGTATTGAACAAGCGTTTACTGATTGTTGACTTACCTATTATACCTATTTGGAGCAGTCGATATTGGGTTCAACTTATCTCGCAAGTTCCAAAAGAAATGGTTTATCCACTTATGAATAGTTTGGTTCATGATATGATTCCTCAACCTAAACATATGCACCCCGATATATCTTTCGGTGAAACATCGTATGAGGAGAGTGTGCAACAAGCGCTAAATGAAGAAAATAAGATGAATCAAAAACAAAGTAAATCAAAAAAAACAACTAGAAAAAAAAATAAAGAGCAAATTAAAGATGTAAGAGCCATATCACGATTTAAAGTGCCTGAAAGCTATTCAATAGATGAGGTGTCTAAAATATATGCGAATTTCATAAACAATATAACATTACATTTAGTTAATGGAAATATAAACGGACATGAATTCGATATTAAATTACCGTTTACAAATCAATCTATTTTAAAAATGGAATGCGATACGCAAATGTCCTCTAAAGATATATTTGTTTATAAAATTGTAGGTGGCAAATTAGCACTGTCAAATAATGGGGGGAATGCTAGACTCGAATTTAGACGTATTTTAGATACTGATGAAGTTATAATTGCATTACAAGAATATGAGCCAACATTACCTTGGATAGTTTACAAATTGATGCAAGCTAATATTCATAAAACAATTATGGAATTATTCGTCAATCATATGAATAAACTTGCTGAACAAGAACAACAAGCATCGACAAAAAGTGAACAGCTATTTAGAATTATAGTAATGTCCACAGGTGCTATTTTTGGTGCATATATAGGTTCAAAAATATATCGTAAAATTAAATTTTAG
- a CDS encoding type I toxin-antitoxin system Fst family toxin: MLEILVHITTTVISGCIIALFTHWLRNRNDK; this comes from the coding sequence ATGCTAGAAATTCTTGTTCACATCACGACCACAGTCATCAGTGGTTGTATTATTGCGTTATTTACGCATTGGCTACGTAATCGCAATGATAAATAG
- a CDS encoding DUF3923 family protein — protein sequence MKASWIFWWIITVLECTIFFSLSILLWNRNVDATGALQTLEIKLLNILVLGAFF from the coding sequence GTGAAAGCTTCATGGATTTTTTGGTGGATTATAACTGTTTTGGAATGTACTATTTTTTTTAGTTTATCTATTCTACTATGGAACAGAAATGTTGATGCCACAGGGGCATTGCAAACGCTAGAGATAAAATTACTGAATATTCTAGTATTAGGTGCATTTTTTTGA
- a CDS encoding aminotransferase class V-fold PLP-dependent enzyme, which produces MINSSFCVIIYFKGGDFIKRNLYFNTGELSIIIKELKCRIIRETKNEFYYGRSRKGSRKNFNVQLSYLREQIADLIGAFSEEITITNNTTFGLNIVLNGMKFNSGDEIITTSMEHLASISPLTNLKNKKKVIIKEYKVTKRFNVKKLEELITCKTKMIVISHIFWKTGEVVPIKEVIDIAHSKGIKVLVDGAQAVGSYPVNLHNINADFYCFPAHKWLYGPEGLGFLFVRKNIQKDLDITFSGISTFEHFNDYNDYSIQDNGQRWELGTIFRPSVYGMNDVLKYLNDTIKFKNIYIKTQRLNNYMKCLVSDIANISIVTDKNYNICTLIFPENINCKALKEHLEFFSIFTKDIVDINAIRISLSFINNEDDIQFLLKKIREYMEE; this is translated from the coding sequence ATGATTAATAGTTCGTTTTGTGTTATTATTTATTTTAAAGGAGGGGATTTTATAAAAAGAAATCTTTATTTTAATACAGGAGAACTATCTATAATAATTAAAGAATTGAAGTGTAGAATAATAAGAGAAACAAAAAATGAATTTTATTACGGACGATCAAGAAAAGGTTCAAGAAAAAATTTTAATGTCCAATTATCTTATTTACGAGAACAAATAGCCGATTTAATTGGTGCTTTTAGTGAGGAAATAACCATTACTAATAATACTACGTTTGGTCTTAATATAGTTCTTAATGGCATGAAATTTAATTCTGGAGATGAAATAATAACAACATCTATGGAACACCTTGCAAGCATTTCTCCTTTAACGAATTTAAAAAACAAAAAAAAAGTAATAATAAAAGAGTATAAAGTAACAAAAAGATTTAATGTCAAGAAACTAGAAGAACTAATTACCTGTAAAACTAAAATGATAGTTATATCTCATATATTTTGGAAGACAGGAGAAGTAGTACCTATTAAAGAAGTTATAGATATTGCACATAGTAAAGGGATAAAAGTACTAGTAGATGGTGCTCAAGCTGTGGGATCATATCCTGTAAATCTACATAATATTAATGCAGATTTTTATTGTTTTCCTGCTCATAAATGGCTTTATGGGCCTGAAGGATTAGGTTTTTTATTCGTTCGGAAAAATATCCAAAAAGATTTAGATATTACATTTTCTGGAATTTCAACATTTGAACATTTCAATGATTATAACGATTATAGCATTCAAGACAATGGACAAAGATGGGAATTAGGAACTATTTTTAGACCTAGTGTTTATGGTATGAATGATGTTTTAAAATATTTAAATGATACAATAAAATTTAAAAATATTTACATTAAAACTCAAAGATTAAATAATTATATGAAATGTTTAGTTTCCGATATTGCTAATATAAGTATCGTTACAGACAAAAATTATAATATTTGTACTTTGATTTTTCCCGAAAACATTAACTGTAAGGCATTAAAAGAGCATTTAGAGTTTTTTTCTATTTTTACTAAAGATATCGTAGATATCAATGCCATAAGAATATCTTTAAGTTTTATAAATAATGAAGATGACATTCAATTTTTACTAAAAAAAATTAGAGAATACATGGAGGAATGA